A genomic window from Candidatus Omnitrophota bacterium includes:
- a CDS encoding tRNA-dihydrouridine synthase produces the protein MLKIGELKLKSNLILAPMAGVSDLPFRLLNHKFGCDLGFVEMINARCLGYKNKKTRLMLSTCEEDKPLGVQLLGCEEDFIKKAMEVLPRFKFDVLDFNAACPERKVVRRGEGAGLLKDPLKLNKLLKIVVDNSPVPVTVKIRAGWDKDSINCREVGLYCQDAGVKALFIHGRTKTQEYSGSVDYKVIAGVKKALEIPVIGSGDVFSAELAKKMFDETGCDGVLLARGSLGN, from the coding sequence ATGCTTAAGATTGGCGAACTCAAACTTAAATCCAACCTGATCCTTGCGCCTATGGCCGGGGTAAGCGACCTGCCGTTTCGTCTTTTAAATCATAAATTCGGATGTGACCTGGGTTTTGTCGAGATGATCAACGCCCGTTGTCTGGGGTATAAGAATAAGAAAACCAGGCTCATGCTTTCTACCTGCGAAGAGGATAAACCGCTGGGTGTGCAGTTGCTTGGCTGTGAAGAGGATTTCATCAAAAAAGCGATGGAGGTCCTGCCCAGGTTCAAGTTCGATGTGTTGGATTTTAATGCCGCCTGCCCGGAAAGAAAAGTCGTGCGCCGTGGCGAAGGAGCCGGCCTTTTGAAAGATCCGTTAAAGCTGAATAAATTGCTTAAGATCGTGGTTGATAATTCTCCGGTGCCGGTAACGGTAAAGATCCGCGCCGGATGGGATAAGGATTCGATCAATTGCCGTGAGGTAGGGCTTTATTGCCAGGACGCAGGGGTAAAAGCTCTTTTCATCCACGGCAGGACCAAAACGCAGGAATATTCCGGCAGCGTGGATTATAAAGTGATCGCCGGGGTTAAAAAGGCGTTGGAGATCCCGGTTATCGGTTCAGGCGATGTATTCAGCGCGGAATTAGCAAAAAAGATGTTTGATGAAACCGGCTGCGACGGTGTGCTCCTTGCCCGGGGCAGCCTGGGGAAT